The Paenibacillus sp. YPG26 genome includes a window with the following:
- a CDS encoding vWA domain-containing protein — protein sequence MLPRQKLMLTLLLALSLLLPLTGQVQVVEAAQQSSHIDAVLVVDDSNSMNKSDRNKISNEAMKMFIDMLSAKGDKVGVVAYTDRIQREKALLEIQSPSDKEDLKQFIDGLDRGSYTDIAVGVKEAVKVLKNGADPSHEPMIVVLADGNNDFNKASGRTQQQSDQELNQALAEAKQDGVPVYTIGLNADGKLNKAALGAIAQKTGGKAFVTDTADDLPQILSEIFASHLKLKIVPVQSITANGSYQDVTVNVPNASVLEANISMMSSKPVEVKLYDPSGKEVAIPSGDVLMSKSRTYSLIKLLKPAQGDWKLKVKGIAKDKIDINLVFNYDMELAMDQIPAKTYSKGDKIDINSYLISNGNKIQNTNLYQDMNAVLVVKDLDTGKTTETKLGNTGNHFSGTYEIPDRHAYEIKVRAEEKSFYRETPPVKISAKPGGTGAAANPGAGASASDSDKKPFPTLAVILGVLGLAVVLAALYFLLRMWKKANQGFVGQVVIEIRDENTGEKTYPQYKKLTAFKGKFNLHQLLQLAPELRETEKIIFTPGANDRIVLKNTSPNTIEKSGRAIDATKGLELKGGDRLTIPLIGVDKTIFIEYLV from the coding sequence ATGCTTCCAAGACAAAAATTAATGCTAACGCTGCTGCTCGCGCTCTCCCTGCTGCTTCCTCTGACAGGCCAAGTTCAGGTGGTTGAAGCCGCTCAGCAGTCTTCACACATCGATGCCGTGCTGGTCGTGGATGACAGCAACTCGATGAATAAGAGTGACCGGAACAAGATCAGTAATGAAGCGATGAAGATGTTCATCGATATGCTCTCTGCCAAGGGGGATAAGGTAGGGGTTGTGGCTTATACGGACCGCATCCAGCGGGAAAAGGCCCTGCTCGAAATTCAATCCCCTTCGGATAAAGAGGACTTGAAGCAATTCATAGATGGGCTTGACCGGGGCTCCTATACGGACATCGCCGTGGGTGTCAAGGAAGCAGTCAAGGTGCTGAAGAATGGCGCTGATCCATCCCATGAGCCTATGATCGTTGTGCTGGCTGACGGGAATAACGACTTCAACAAGGCGTCGGGAAGAACCCAGCAGCAGTCCGATCAGGAGCTGAATCAGGCGCTGGCCGAGGCGAAGCAGGACGGTGTTCCAGTCTATACCATCGGCCTTAACGCGGATGGCAAGCTGAACAAGGCCGCTCTGGGCGCGATTGCCCAGAAGACGGGCGGGAAGGCTTTTGTTACCGATACAGCAGATGACCTGCCGCAGATTCTGAGCGAAATCTTCGCCAGCCACCTGAAGCTGAAGATCGTGCCGGTCCAGTCGATTACGGCGAATGGAAGCTATCAGGATGTAACGGTCAATGTGCCGAACGCGAGCGTGCTTGAAGCCAACATTTCGATGATGTCCTCGAAGCCTGTCGAAGTGAAGCTGTATGACCCATCGGGGAAGGAAGTCGCTATTCCCTCGGGTGATGTGCTGATGTCGAAGTCGAGGACCTACTCCCTGATCAAGCTGCTGAAGCCAGCCCAAGGGGATTGGAAGCTGAAGGTCAAAGGCATAGCCAAGGACAAGATCGATATCAACCTGGTGTTCAACTATGATATGGAGCTGGCCATGGATCAAATCCCTGCCAAAACCTACAGCAAGGGCGATAAGATCGATATTAACTCGTACCTGATCAGCAACGGGAACAAGATTCAGAATACAAACCTGTATCAGGATATGAACGCTGTGCTGGTTGTGAAGGATCTGGATACAGGCAAGACCACGGAGACGAAGCTGGGGAACACCGGCAATCATTTCAGCGGAACTTACGAAATTCCGGACCGGCATGCTTATGAGATCAAGGTAAGAGCAGAAGAGAAGAGCTTCTACCGCGAGACGCCTCCTGTGAAGATCAGCGCCAAGCCAGGCGGGACGGGGGCAGCCGCCAATCCAGGTGCCGGGGCAAGCGCGAGTGACTCAGACAAGAAGCCTTTTCCGACTCTAGCTGTTATTCTCGGTGTCCTTGGTCTGGCAGTCGTCCTGGCTGCGCTCTACTTCCTGCTCCGGATGTGGAAGAAAGCGAATCAAGGCTTTGTCGGCCAAGTGGTTATCGAGATCCGTGACGAGAACACGGGAGAGAAGACGTATCCGCAGTATAAGAAGCTTACCGCCTTCAAAGGCAAGTTCAACCTCCACCAGCTGCTGCAGCTGGCTCCCGAGCTCCGGGAGACGGAGAAGATCATCTTCACTCCGGGCGCGAACGACCGGATTGTGCTGAAGAACACCAGCCCGAATACCATCGAGAAATCGGGCCGTGCGATCGACGCCACCAAAGGTCTCGAGCTCAAAGGCGGCGACCGCCTGACCATCCCGCTGATCGGGGTGGATAAGACGATCTTCATTGAGTACTTAGTGTGA
- a CDS encoding tubulin-like doman-containing protein, with protein sequence MKPVVREHIQQLDVSLGGGIVSEKIRVDTIDNPILIIGLGGTGIDALLRLKYQINRRFKLPEDPISKKRQEKPNNVEFLAFETNEQDRGKRYKGIGLDPINEFVLLSNAEIGGLLQNRSILEPYITDWLSPELSITDGMNGAAGVRQAGRLLLFTKINQVVQAIDKKIKTLSVGTNKKLMVFLLTGLSGGTGSGTFLDIAYIVRGIIERDHGSAGIDRVNTLGYLFTPDINLASKSLSEHTREYIKKNGYAALKELDYWMNVDSRGERFRQQYGNILNVNSPLPPFNLCHLISATNTEGKLLENAYDYCMNVTAENITNFMASEEKQSGEEFAIHDYISNIRTNIAQMNKLYPANYEYNIIGASSAVLPIEEMTTYLAFRLFGKMEKMFEKAPTQDDVEKFARKLGIDLDTMVKTFESRVPEPLPGYQNSERLSYNNVVKQQVVNMDTELEQNFLARAREEYIKAKKQLPGEIVGQFTDQIRRLFLHPEQGPFYVSRLIYTEKGFSLLKMLLSYIETLRENLTRIPRDIEAARDQSDEKLGDAKSAFVSKDKKKNAYIEAKINEYWLHADVERTEQMIEFYEDLYDLLNKENTRIYNVFTEILNALNSIFAKNGDILLNGEEQEDHKGNKTYYWNIVSVPDISQVVGSLMESKDVDDLIRDFSQELLDHSNQWIKEQEIDIVSSISEFLTDKFGDLITKSMEDFLLMKYGQDESIEKFVERNIASKLDDEAVPVFHLSNSAGNLYFPSWGFVSVPVQAPSILKGIKNYQNNAVGKSHFTVKESEVKNRIFWLNTKNGVPLFVYTPLKVYEESYERTILDKEGIGRHLVQTDKKNWTYLPSPIPEKSWGDVYANPRVQAYNARVRSEFDQALELKVIAEKGIDQNTSNRYEVVLTKPFNLSDVLRAYDMQVSSNKPNLGEVKRALGELKRLLSQGMEREGSRDIFGSINEDMAKENLIRSPELITRVREELTKYKSIQEQAAALEALLGQHQDEEKWLDQFIEALYTSTITKKGALYVYDRDEEEEAWEPFANLMKSRNFAEFEVYGSFRALDEKSRSTLLRKASRRDAELTASEDIAPLLSKLDELYEAFLDARDRLEYERVELANGEEAYQFYKQMTTKLSDIRRRLK encoded by the coding sequence ATGAAACCGGTAGTAAGAGAACATATTCAGCAGCTCGACGTATCCCTGGGCGGGGGGATCGTCAGTGAGAAGATTCGCGTCGATACCATCGACAATCCGATCCTCATCATCGGCCTTGGCGGAACGGGGATTGATGCCCTGCTGCGGCTGAAATATCAGATTAACCGCAGATTCAAGCTGCCGGAGGACCCGATCTCGAAGAAGAGACAGGAGAAGCCGAACAATGTCGAGTTCCTTGCTTTTGAGACGAACGAGCAAGACCGCGGCAAGCGTTACAAAGGCATCGGCCTCGATCCGATTAACGAGTTCGTCCTGCTGTCCAATGCGGAGATCGGTGGGCTGCTGCAGAATCGCAGCATTCTTGAGCCTTACATTACAGACTGGCTGTCGCCTGAACTGAGCATCACCGACGGCATGAACGGTGCCGCAGGGGTGCGCCAGGCTGGGAGACTGCTGCTTTTTACGAAGATTAATCAGGTGGTTCAGGCCATTGATAAGAAGATCAAAACGCTGTCCGTCGGCACCAATAAGAAGCTGATGGTATTCCTGCTCACGGGATTGTCCGGGGGTACAGGCAGCGGAACATTCCTGGACATTGCCTACATCGTCCGCGGAATTATCGAGAGGGACCATGGATCGGCGGGGATTGACCGCGTCAATACGCTCGGTTACTTGTTCACGCCGGATATTAATCTAGCGAGCAAGTCCTTAAGTGAGCATACACGTGAATATATTAAAAAGAACGGTTATGCCGCGCTCAAAGAACTCGACTACTGGATGAACGTGGACAGCCGGGGCGAGCGGTTCCGTCAGCAGTACGGGAATATTCTGAACGTGAATTCCCCGCTGCCGCCGTTCAATCTGTGCCATCTGATCTCGGCCACGAATACGGAAGGCAAGCTGCTGGAGAACGCCTATGACTACTGCATGAACGTAACGGCTGAGAATATTACGAACTTTATGGCCAGTGAGGAGAAGCAGTCCGGCGAGGAATTCGCCATCCATGACTACATCAGCAACATCCGTACAAATATTGCGCAGATGAACAAGCTGTATCCGGCCAACTATGAATACAACATCATCGGGGCTTCTTCCGCAGTCCTGCCGATTGAGGAGATGACCACTTATCTGGCTTTCCGCCTGTTCGGCAAGATGGAGAAAATGTTCGAGAAGGCACCAACGCAGGACGATGTGGAGAAGTTCGCGCGCAAGCTTGGCATCGACCTGGATACGATGGTCAAGACGTTCGAGTCCCGCGTACCTGAGCCGCTTCCGGGCTACCAGAACAGTGAGCGCCTGAGCTACAACAACGTGGTCAAGCAGCAGGTCGTCAATATGGATACCGAACTGGAGCAGAACTTTCTGGCCCGGGCCCGCGAGGAATACATTAAGGCGAAGAAGCAGCTGCCGGGCGAGATTGTTGGCCAATTCACCGATCAGATCCGCCGGCTGTTCCTGCATCCGGAGCAAGGTCCGTTCTATGTCTCCCGTCTGATCTATACGGAGAAGGGCTTCAGCCTGCTCAAAATGCTGCTGTCCTACATCGAGACGCTCCGTGAGAACCTGACGCGGATTCCGCGCGATATTGAAGCGGCCAGAGACCAGTCGGACGAGAAGCTTGGCGATGCCAAGAGCGCCTTCGTGTCCAAGGACAAGAAGAAGAACGCCTATATTGAAGCGAAGATCAATGAATACTGGCTGCATGCCGATGTGGAACGCACGGAGCAGATGATTGAATTTTACGAGGACCTGTACGATCTGCTGAACAAGGAGAACACCCGGATTTACAATGTGTTCACGGAGATTCTGAACGCGCTGAATTCGATTTTTGCCAAGAATGGAGACATCCTTCTGAACGGGGAAGAGCAGGAGGACCACAAAGGGAATAAGACGTACTACTGGAATATCGTCAGTGTGCCGGACATCTCGCAGGTGGTGGGCAGCCTCATGGAATCGAAGGATGTGGATGATCTGATTCGCGACTTCTCGCAGGAGCTGCTGGATCATTCCAATCAGTGGATCAAGGAGCAGGAAATTGACATTGTTAGCTCGATCTCCGAGTTCCTGACCGACAAATTCGGGGACCTGATTACGAAGTCGATGGAAGATTTCCTGCTGATGAAATACGGTCAGGATGAATCGATTGAGAAGTTCGTGGAGCGCAATATCGCCAGCAAGCTGGATGATGAGGCCGTTCCCGTCTTCCATTTGAGCAACAGCGCCGGCAATCTGTATTTCCCATCCTGGGGCTTCGTCTCCGTTCCCGTTCAGGCGCCGAGCATCCTCAAGGGGATCAAGAATTATCAGAACAACGCGGTGGGCAAGTCCCATTTCACGGTAAAAGAAAGCGAAGTCAAAAACCGCATCTTCTGGCTGAATACGAAGAACGGAGTGCCGCTCTTCGTCTATACGCCGCTGAAGGTATATGAAGAGAGCTATGAACGTACGATCCTGGACAAGGAAGGCATCGGCCGTCACCTTGTGCAGACTGACAAGAAGAACTGGACCTACCTGCCCTCTCCGATTCCGGAGAAGTCTTGGGGCGATGTGTATGCCAATCCGCGGGTTCAGGCCTACAATGCACGGGTACGCAGTGAGTTCGATCAGGCGCTTGAGCTGAAAGTCATTGCGGAGAAAGGGATTGACCAGAACACCAGCAACCGGTATGAGGTTGTTCTAACCAAACCGTTCAACTTGTCTGATGTACTGCGCGCCTATGATATGCAGGTCTCTTCCAACAAGCCGAATCTGGGTGAGGTGAAGCGGGCGCTGGGCGAGCTGAAGCGGCTGCTGTCCCAGGGGATGGAGCGCGAGGGCAGCAGGGATATTTTTGGCAGCATTAATGAGGACATGGCCAAGGAGAACCTGATCCGTTCACCAGAGCTGATCACCCGTGTCCGCGAGGAGCTTACGAAGTACAAGTCGATTCAGGAGCAGGCAGCTGCTCTGGAAGCCTTGCTCGGACAGCATCAGGATGAAGAAAAGTGGTTGGATCAATTCATTGAAGCCTTGTACACTAGCACGATTACCAAGAAGGGTGCCTTGTACGTGTATGACCGCGACGAGGAGGAAGAAGCCTGGGAGCCATTCGCTAATCTGATGAAAAGCCGGAATTTTGCCGAGTTCGAGGTGTATGGCAGCTTCCGAGCCCTGGATGAGAAAAGCCGCAGTACTCTGCTGCGCAAGGCGTCCCGCAGAGACGCGGAGCTGACGGCTTCCGAAGACATTGCTCCGCTTCTCTCCAAGCTGGATGAGCTGTATGAGGCGTTCCTGGATGCAAGAGACCGGCTTGAATATGAGCGGGTGGAGCTTGCGAACGGAGAGGAAGCTTATCAGTTCTACAAGCAGATGACCACCAAGCTCAGCGATATTCGCAGAAGGTTGAAATAG
- a CDS encoding transcription initiation factor TFIID, whose protein sequence is MRQLLEQYAADYAAAEEGLTGKQDDQSSIHYPAVYLFIGDKVADAIEPIIRIHDKKWDNSAGVMYFHLTSQEGAAAGVTAAFSPSYGEGRAPGGERNGEGDGIRERDGVRGLDGVRELGGLRGVDGARGVDGIRGLDEVRGLDGIRELEGVRVREGERDGEGGRKWEREHPRVVRYRIPRIKPGEPGEGMKTLRPDTYRAFYQEPGSVLELNRALRRVSQRIADYGRLYSSFDRIHLSVITQAGDPLNVFVPEVTVLANTIFGQSFKSVQTDLFTLISEREDAEAFGYSGAAGIAFLRELDMMQQSDYTFTAPLLMTEDGLSIPVTHPASPLFDLVYVLSDKNERGISSPGGLRDNDEMISQISLLKNRQKKDPLYDSVSGAAYNNMSFKNNIMTESGRQGYVSAGFSKVKRPNESIALTVLYHFYRQLIQRMNGPLEWKNSDKLSFFGLDPDSLAEQARRIVPDETRLADMNGMMTHGVSYSSLKPMTLREAETALFGDGGELYFQGNYVREADRALAALRLEEELEHALSRNRALHPQVGLFHLAEWTDEAGGSGSLREAYRLRIRELAGQVESAKTELVQTYQGLVQDQPFQRLPMMDKSNVRSFIRYFIDHVYALRLYILRLEMELKLARQYEAVLDLLHVRFRKMTQQLEALEDTLRSSALQSIRLADDYIGQNIMEYYERVTAEVLAELEARRGADILFQDRYMGSPAEMLSGGIQGLTERMIAVCRRDILMSEPFSQTFEEELLRRANVTIEYNNKQVLSKDELFKKLYRTLEEHAVIHVRLFDYTHEHRYEEKYFFGDAGSEFMRYALGADESSRIYKLGMVHENRSSGVEKLSLMGGFHLEDLMFYRNGKVYYETYIQNGYEFHATSPERLPELR, encoded by the coding sequence ATGAGACAATTACTAGAACAGTATGCGGCAGATTACGCGGCGGCTGAGGAAGGTCTGACCGGCAAGCAGGATGACCAGAGCAGCATTCATTATCCCGCGGTCTATCTGTTCATTGGCGATAAGGTGGCGGATGCCATTGAACCGATCATTCGCATTCACGACAAGAAATGGGATAACAGTGCGGGAGTCATGTATTTCCATCTGACTTCACAGGAGGGAGCGGCGGCAGGGGTTACGGCCGCCTTTTCCCCTTCTTATGGAGAAGGGAGGGCGCCAGGCGGAGAACGAAATGGCGAAGGGGATGGGATAAGAGAACGTGATGGAGTAAGAGGACTAGATGGAGTAAGAGAACTAGGTGGATTAAGAGGAGTAGATGGAGCAAGGGGAGTAGACGGAATAAGAGGACTAGATGAAGTAAGAGGACTAGATGGAATAAGAGAACTAGAGGGAGTTAGAGTACGAGAAGGAGAACGAGATGGAGAAGGAGGACGGAAGTGGGAGCGGGAGCATCCCCGGGTTGTGCGGTACCGCATACCACGAATCAAGCCTGGGGAGCCAGGCGAGGGCATGAAGACCCTCCGGCCGGACACTTATCGTGCCTTCTATCAGGAGCCGGGCTCCGTACTGGAGCTGAACAGGGCGCTGCGCCGGGTCAGTCAGCGGATTGCCGACTATGGCCGTTTGTACTCTTCATTTGATCGTATTCACCTGTCTGTCATTACGCAGGCGGGAGATCCCTTGAACGTATTTGTACCGGAAGTTACGGTGCTCGCGAATACGATCTTCGGCCAGTCTTTCAAGTCGGTCCAGACCGACTTGTTCACCCTCATCAGTGAACGGGAGGATGCGGAGGCATTTGGATACAGCGGGGCGGCGGGGATTGCTTTTCTGCGGGAGCTGGACATGATGCAGCAGTCTGACTATACCTTCACTGCGCCGCTGCTTATGACAGAGGATGGCCTCTCCATACCGGTTACACATCCGGCATCTCCGCTGTTTGATCTGGTCTACGTGCTGTCAGACAAGAATGAGCGCGGAATCAGCTCGCCTGGCGGGCTGCGGGATAATGACGAGATGATCTCCCAGATCAGCCTGCTGAAGAACCGCCAGAAGAAAGACCCGCTGTATGACTCGGTCTCGGGTGCAGCCTACAATAATATGAGCTTCAAAAATAACATCATGACCGAATCCGGCCGCCAAGGTTATGTCTCCGCCGGCTTCTCCAAGGTGAAACGTCCGAATGAGTCCATTGCCCTGACCGTGCTCTACCACTTCTATCGCCAGCTCATCCAGCGGATGAACGGCCCGCTGGAATGGAAGAACAGCGACAAGCTGAGCTTCTTCGGTCTGGACCCGGATTCACTCGCTGAACAGGCGCGGAGGATCGTCCCGGACGAGACGCGGCTGGCCGATATGAATGGCATGATGACCCATGGGGTCAGCTATTCTTCGCTGAAGCCGATGACGCTGCGGGAAGCGGAGACGGCGCTGTTCGGGGATGGCGGCGAGCTGTACTTCCAGGGCAACTATGTCCGTGAAGCGGATAGAGCGCTCGCCGCGCTCCGGCTGGAAGAGGAGCTGGAACACGCGCTCAGCCGGAACCGGGCTCTTCACCCGCAGGTGGGTCTGTTCCACCTGGCGGAGTGGACCGATGAAGCAGGCGGCTCAGGCAGCCTGCGCGAGGCTTACCGCTTACGGATCCGTGAGCTGGCGGGGCAGGTGGAGTCCGCGAAGACGGAGCTGGTCCAGACCTATCAGGGTCTGGTGCAGGATCAGCCTTTTCAGCGGCTGCCGATGATGGATAAGAGCAATGTGCGCAGCTTTATCCGGTATTTTATCGATCATGTCTATGCGCTTAGACTGTATATTCTCCGGCTTGAAATGGAGCTTAAGCTGGCCCGGCAATACGAAGCCGTACTGGATCTTCTTCATGTACGCTTCAGGAAGATGACACAGCAGCTTGAAGCGCTTGAAGATACACTGCGCAGCAGTGCACTTCAGAGCATACGGCTGGCTGACGACTACATTGGTCAGAACATCATGGAGTATTATGAACGGGTGACGGCAGAAGTCCTGGCTGAGCTGGAAGCGCGCCGTGGAGCGGACATTTTATTCCAGGATCGTTATATGGGCAGTCCCGCCGAGATGCTGAGTGGGGGTATTCAGGGCTTGACGGAGCGGATGATCGCGGTATGCCGCAGAGATATTCTCATGAGTGAGCCATTCTCGCAGACCTTCGAGGAGGAGCTGCTGCGGCGGGCTAATGTGACGATTGAGTACAACAATAAGCAGGTGCTATCCAAGGATGAGCTGTTCAAGAAGCTGTATCGTACCCTAGAAGAGCATGCCGTGATTCATGTGCGGCTGTTCGATTATACGCATGAGCACCGTTATGAGGAGAAGTATTTTTTCGGCGATGCGGGCAGTGAATTCATGCGGTACGCACTTGGCGCGGATGAGAGCTCCCGAATCTACAAGCTCGGCATGGTGCATGAGAACCGGAGCAGCGGAGTTGAGAAGCTAAGCCTGATGGGCGGCTTTCACCTGGAGGACCTGATGTTCTACAGGAACGGGAAAGTCTACTATGAGACCTATATCCAGAACGGGTATGAGTTCCATGCCACCAGTCCAGAGCGGCTGCCGGAGCTGCGGTGA
- a CDS encoding vWA domain-containing protein: MQRKFNLLLTLFSLIGGVIGFAIGEWLLAELGGRWPNLLIIGLYFGILALSVGLSCLIAEMILPRLNGASWRQRYVGASWKLLVPATLVLLFVVSLALEFVYELNGGGVKQVKDIAMVIDSSGSMQQNDPKNDRYEAAKKLVDKMDGDKRVAVITFSDGANIVQPFVRVNDQAARANVKNAIESIPTTDGGTNIGLALTETMKHITDQSTGGQGTMVILLSDGVSSVDMESTLAEYKSRHVAVNTVGLNLVDSSGSNLLRTIAAQTGGSYSDVSNAGNLSFVFQQIYDNIGDRTLVTERTGPAADSTYYAIVRIAALLIIGVALGIALGLMFDNRYLARSFGIGGAVSGLLAGLILELGLSGHPYSDMLSRLSADVVLAAVITLFAWIVPVKEHHRASGGRLRAGQTGGAGSFAGRPKDTRSKGF, encoded by the coding sequence ATGCAGCGTAAATTCAATCTGCTCCTAACGTTGTTCAGTCTGATCGGAGGGGTGATCGGCTTCGCGATCGGAGAGTGGCTGCTTGCTGAACTGGGCGGGCGGTGGCCTAATCTGCTGATCATAGGTCTATATTTCGGAATCCTGGCTTTGTCCGTGGGACTCTCCTGCCTGATTGCGGAGATGATTCTACCGCGGCTGAACGGTGCCTCCTGGCGTCAGCGCTATGTGGGTGCTTCGTGGAAGCTGCTTGTTCCTGCCACCTTGGTGCTCCTGTTCGTGGTCTCTTTGGCGCTGGAGTTCGTCTATGAGCTGAATGGCGGCGGCGTGAAGCAGGTCAAGGACATCGCCATGGTGATTGACAGTTCGGGGAGCATGCAGCAGAACGATCCGAAGAATGACCGTTATGAAGCGGCCAAGAAGCTCGTGGACAAGATGGATGGGGACAAAAGAGTGGCTGTGATTACATTCAGCGATGGCGCGAATATCGTGCAGCCTTTTGTCAGGGTGAATGACCAGGCTGCCAGAGCTAATGTTAAGAACGCCATTGAGAGCATTCCCACAACGGACGGGGGAACCAACATCGGCCTCGCCCTTACCGAGACGATGAAGCATATCACAGACCAGAGCACGGGCGGTCAAGGTACAATGGTTATTTTGCTGTCTGACGGGGTAAGCAGCGTGGATATGGAGAGTACCCTGGCTGAATATAAGAGCCGTCATGTCGCGGTAAATACGGTAGGGCTGAACCTGGTGGATTCCAGCGGTTCGAATCTGCTCAGGACCATTGCTGCGCAGACGGGTGGCAGCTATAGCGATGTGTCTAATGCGGGGAATCTCAGCTTCGTATTCCAGCAGATCTACGACAACATCGGAGACCGGACCCTGGTTACCGAGCGCACTGGTCCTGCGGCGGATAGTACCTATTATGCAATTGTGCGAATTGCAGCGCTTCTTATCATTGGCGTTGCGCTGGGAATCGCGCTGGGGCTGATGTTCGATAACCGGTATCTGGCGCGCAGCTTTGGAATTGGCGGCGCAGTCTCCGGACTGCTGGCTGGTCTTATCCTCGAGCTGGGCCTGAGCGGCCACCCGTATTCCGATATGCTAAGCCGGCTGTCGGCCGATGTGGTGCTTGCCGCGGTCATCACGCTGTTCGCCTGGATCGTGCCGGTCAAGGAGCATCACCGCGCTTCCGGCGGAAGGCTGCGTGCCGGGCAGACCGGGGGTGCGGGAAGCTTTGCCGGGCGGCCAAAAGATACACGAAGCAAGGGGTTTTGA